The Actinomadura sp. WMMB 499 genome includes a window with the following:
- the alc gene encoding allantoicase produces the protein MTAFTSLPDLAVRTLGGSVIAASDESFEEKENLINPWVPAFRPETFGPKGQEYDGWETARRRGPGHDWAVVRLGLPGVVRGVVVDTAWFKGNYPPHASVEACFADGYPSPAELADAAWTEIVPKSPLAGDTAQAFPVEAGRLFTHVRLNMFPDGGIARLRVHGEVVPDPRPLTGLTIDLAALENGARVVECSDMFYSSPDNMLFPGLARNQAEGWETARRRGPGNDWALIRLAAPGTIRLAGVDTTNLKFNAPAEVSLSGLDARAAALDDASAWRPILPRTRVRPDGSHRFRVDGSPEVTHVRLDVHPDGGLARLRLLGDLAPDGERALAARWAELTG, from the coding sequence ATGACCGCGTTCACCTCGTTGCCCGACCTGGCCGTCCGGACGCTCGGCGGCTCGGTGATCGCCGCCAGCGACGAGTCGTTCGAGGAGAAGGAGAACCTGATCAACCCGTGGGTCCCGGCGTTCCGCCCGGAGACGTTCGGGCCGAAGGGGCAGGAGTACGACGGCTGGGAGACGGCCCGGCGGCGCGGCCCCGGCCACGACTGGGCCGTCGTCCGGCTCGGCCTCCCCGGCGTGGTCCGCGGCGTCGTCGTCGACACCGCCTGGTTCAAGGGCAACTACCCGCCGCACGCGTCCGTCGAGGCCTGCTTCGCCGACGGGTACCCGAGCCCCGCCGAACTCGCGGACGCCGCCTGGACCGAGATCGTCCCGAAGTCCCCGCTGGCGGGCGACACCGCGCAGGCGTTCCCCGTCGAGGCCGGACGGCTGTTCACGCACGTCAGGCTGAACATGTTCCCGGACGGCGGCATCGCCCGCCTGCGCGTGCACGGCGAGGTCGTCCCCGATCCCCGGCCGCTCACCGGGCTCACGATCGACCTGGCCGCCCTCGAGAACGGCGCGCGGGTCGTCGAGTGCTCGGACATGTTCTACTCCTCGCCCGACAACATGCTGTTCCCCGGCCTCGCCCGCAACCAGGCGGAGGGCTGGGAAACCGCCCGGCGCCGCGGGCCGGGCAACGACTGGGCGCTGATCCGCCTCGCCGCCCCCGGCACGATCCGGCTCGCCGGGGTCGACACCACGAACCTCAAGTTCAACGCCCCCGCCGAGGTGTCCCTCAGCGGGCTCGACGCCCGTGCCGCCGCGCTCGACGACGCGTCCGCGTGGCGCCCGATCCTGCCGCGCACCCGCGTCCGTCCCGACGGGAGCCACCGCTTCCGCGTGGACGGCTCGCCCGAGGTCACGCACGTCCGGCTCGACGTCCACCCCGACGGCGGCCTGGCCCGCCTCCGCCTGCTCGGCGACCTCGCCCCGGACGGCGAGCGGGCCCTGGCCGCCCGGTGGGCCGAGCTGACCGGCTGA
- a CDS encoding PaaI family thioesterase, protein MSTTVDLATARRVLDAQPFSRLLGARLVAFGEGGATLELDVRDELRQQDGHVHGGVVSYTADNTLTFAAGTVAGARLVTAGFAIDYLRPARGALLRARARVVRAGRTRVVCRCDVSAVDGAGAETLCAVAQGTIAVPGNGA, encoded by the coding sequence ATGAGCACGACCGTGGATCTGGCGACCGCGCGGCGGGTCCTGGACGCCCAGCCCTTCAGCAGGCTGCTCGGGGCGCGCCTGGTGGCCTTCGGTGAGGGCGGGGCCACGCTGGAACTGGACGTCCGCGACGAGCTGCGGCAGCAGGACGGCCACGTGCACGGGGGCGTCGTCAGCTACACGGCGGACAACACGCTCACGTTCGCGGCGGGCACCGTGGCGGGTGCCCGGCTGGTCACCGCCGGGTTCGCCATCGACTACCTGCGCCCCGCGCGGGGCGCGCTGCTGCGGGCCCGCGCCCGGGTCGTCCGCGCCGGGCGCACGCGGGTGGTGTGCCGCTGCGACGTGTCGGCGGTGGACGGCGCGGGCGCGGAGACGCTCTGCGCGGTCGCGCAGGGCACCATCGCCGTGCCGGGGAACGGGGCCTGA
- a CDS encoding MarR family winged helix-turn-helix transcriptional regulator, which yields MPEPDPRLFFLLQRAAHRLRTVADRRCAAAAGVSTAQLGALLAVRDEPGLTQRGLARTLGLRESAVTALVARLTRAGLVTRRSHPHEHRAVVLELTGDGAAALRAAQPEIDRFNAELRALLGDDGFMRTAVTMRDLAHWDPAD from the coding sequence ATGCCCGAGCCCGATCCCCGCCTGTTCTTCCTGCTGCAGCGGGCGGCGCACCGGCTGCGCACGGTCGCCGACCGGCGCTGCGCCGCCGCCGCCGGGGTCAGCACCGCCCAGCTCGGCGCGCTGCTGGCCGTGCGCGACGAGCCGGGCCTCACCCAGCGCGGCCTCGCCCGCACCCTCGGGCTGCGCGAGTCCGCCGTCACCGCGCTCGTCGCCCGGCTCACCCGGGCCGGCCTGGTGACCCGGCGGTCGCATCCGCACGAGCACCGCGCCGTCGTGCTGGAGCTGACCGGGGACGGCGCCGCGGCCCTCCGCGCCGCCCAGCCCGAGATCGACCGCTTCAACGCCGAACTGCGCGCCCTCCTCGGCGACGACGGGTTCATGCGCACCGCCGTCACGATGCGCGACCTCGCGCACTGGGACCCCGCCGACTGA
- a CDS encoding Fpg/Nei family DNA glycosylase, which translates to MPELPDVEGFRRVLAAHTGEPIERVTVRDAGVLRGVGARRLDAALRGRRFGAPRRHGKRLLAPVGGPVLMLHFGMTGSLTWHPADEPRHRHDRVVWRLPGGELRYRDMRKLQGVRLLKDEAQAEDVLGALGPDASEVSRGELAALLAGRRARLKSVLLDQSAIAGLGNLLADEICWRARVRPLRAARELDDAEGAALHRAMRRVLRDSIEAGRVPPRGTWLTGVRDEPGAACPRCGTALARGRASGRTTVWCPHCQP; encoded by the coding sequence ATGCCGGAACTTCCCGACGTGGAGGGCTTCCGCCGGGTGCTGGCCGCGCACACCGGCGAGCCGATCGAGCGCGTGACGGTCCGCGACGCGGGCGTCCTGCGGGGCGTCGGCGCCCGGCGGCTGGACGCGGCGCTGCGCGGCCGGCGGTTCGGTGCGCCGCGGCGGCACGGCAAGCGGCTCCTCGCGCCGGTGGGCGGGCCCGTGCTGATGCTGCACTTCGGCATGACCGGCTCGCTCACGTGGCACCCGGCGGACGAGCCGCGCCACCGGCACGACCGCGTCGTCTGGCGGCTGCCCGGCGGGGAGCTTCGGTACCGCGACATGCGCAAGCTCCAGGGAGTCCGGCTCCTGAAGGACGAGGCGCAGGCCGAGGACGTGCTCGGGGCGCTCGGCCCGGACGCCTCGGAGGTGTCGCGCGGCGAGCTCGCCGCTCTGCTCGCGGGACGCCGCGCGCGGCTGAAGTCGGTGCTGCTCGACCAGTCCGCCATCGCCGGGCTGGGCAACCTGCTCGCCGACGAGATCTGCTGGCGCGCCCGCGTCCGCCCGCTGCGGGCCGCCCGTGAGCTGGACGATGCGGAAGGGGCGGCGCTGCACCGCGCGATGCGGCGCGTCCTGCGCGACTCGATCGAGGCCGGACGCGTCCCGCCGCGCGGCACGTGGCTGACGGGCGTCCGCGACGAGCCCGGCGCGGCGTGCCCGCGCTGCGGGACGGCGCTGGCCCGCGGCCGCGCGTCCGGCCGCACGACCGTCTGGTGCCCCCACTGCCAGCCTTGA
- a CDS encoding MBL fold metallo-hydrolase: protein MTDVEIIETAALGDRSHVAHDGEQAIVVDPQRDLDRVTRVLDDLGLRCALVLETHVHNDYVSGGLALARATGAGHGLPATALLAFDHRPMADGDELDIGGLHVRTVATPGHTDAHVAYVVDGGPGGTALFTGGSLLYGTVGRTDLVAPSRTGELARAQYRSAHRLAELAGDDARVYPTHGFGSFCSSAPATADTVRTLGDERARNTALTEPSEDAFVSRLVAGLTAYPRYYAQMGERNLAGAGPADLSPPAPVAPAELAARIARGEWVVDLRSRTAYAAAHARGTVGIELGRPFATYIGWLIPWGAPLTLVGDSPEQIADAQRQLVRIGVERPAGAAVGSPAEVAAPSRVTGYPTAAFADVPTGATVLDVRRADERADDAVAGSIGIPLHSLEALMDEVPDEEIWVHCASGYRASIAASLLDRAGHDVVLIDDDFPAAAAAGLTASPVTGLA, encoded by the coding sequence ATCCGCAGCGCGACCTCGACCGCGTCACCCGCGTCCTGGACGACCTCGGCCTGCGGTGCGCGCTCGTCCTGGAGACGCACGTCCACAACGACTACGTGTCCGGCGGCCTCGCGCTCGCCCGCGCCACCGGCGCCGGGCACGGCCTGCCCGCGACCGCCCTCCTCGCGTTCGACCACCGCCCGATGGCCGACGGCGACGAGCTGGACATCGGCGGCCTGCACGTCCGGACCGTCGCGACCCCCGGGCACACCGACGCCCACGTCGCCTACGTCGTCGACGGGGGCCCCGGCGGGACGGCCCTGTTCACCGGCGGCTCGCTCCTCTACGGGACGGTCGGGCGCACCGACCTCGTCGCCCCGTCCCGCACCGGCGAACTGGCCCGCGCCCAGTACCGCTCCGCGCACCGCCTCGCCGAACTCGCCGGCGACGACGCCCGCGTCTACCCGACGCACGGGTTCGGCAGCTTCTGCTCGTCCGCCCCCGCCACCGCCGACACCGTGCGGACCCTCGGCGACGAGCGCGCCCGCAACACCGCGCTGACCGAACCGTCCGAGGACGCGTTCGTCTCCCGCCTCGTCGCGGGCCTCACCGCCTACCCGCGCTACTACGCGCAGATGGGCGAGCGGAACCTGGCCGGCGCGGGCCCCGCCGACCTCTCGCCGCCCGCCCCCGTCGCGCCCGCCGAACTCGCCGCCCGCATCGCGCGCGGCGAATGGGTCGTCGACCTGCGCTCCCGCACCGCCTACGCCGCCGCGCACGCGCGGGGGACCGTCGGCATCGAGCTGGGCCGCCCCTTCGCCACCTACATCGGCTGGCTGATCCCGTGGGGCGCTCCGCTGACCCTGGTCGGCGACTCGCCCGAGCAGATCGCGGACGCCCAGCGGCAGCTCGTCCGGATCGGCGTCGAGCGCCCGGCGGGCGCCGCCGTCGGCTCCCCCGCCGAGGTCGCCGCCCCGAGCCGCGTGACCGGCTACCCGACCGCCGCGTTCGCCGACGTCCCCACGGGCGCGACCGTCCTGGACGTCCGCCGCGCGGACGAGCGCGCGGACGACGCGGTCGCCGGCTCGATCGGCATCCCGCTCCACTCGCTCGAAGCCCTCATGGACGAGGTCCCGGACGAGGAGATCTGGGTGCACTGCGCGAGCGGCTACCGCGCCTCGATCGCCGCGAGCCTCCTCGACCGCGCGGGGCACGACGTCGTCCTGATCGACGACGACTTCCCGGCGGCGGCGGCCGCGGGCCTGACCGCCTCGCCCGTCACCGGCCTGGCCTGA